From the Kitasatospora viridis genome, one window contains:
- the infB gene encoding translation initiation factor IF-2 codes for MAKVRVYELAKELGLESKAVMAKLTELGEFVRSASSTIEAPVVRKLTDALGATPPSGGSAAKPGPRKPAAPTPGGAGAPKPGPRPPAPAAPAAPATPPAAAAPAAPAAPAAAPRSSAPTPGPRPAARPAAPAAPAAEFSSPAPAEAPAARPAASSAPRPAGSAAGGARPGPRPAGPRPGNNPFTSGGATGMARPGDRRPGAPGGERGPRPGGAPAGERGPRPGGDRPRPAGAPGGERGPRPGGDRPRPAGAPGGDRGPRPGGAPRPGGPGAGAGAPRPDGMPRPAGPRPGAPSPSGMPRPNPGMMPQRPGPGTGPRPGPGGRGPGGPGGRPGGPGGGAGGARPGFAGRPAGPGSRPAGGGGFGGPRPGGAGGGGGFGGGGPRPGGFGGRPGGPGARGGTQGAFGRGPGGRPARGRKSKRAKRQEYEAMQAPSVGGVMLPRGNGQTVRLSRGASLMDFAEKINANPAALVSVMFNLGEMVTATQSVADATLELLAGEMGFILEIVSRDDEDRELLESFDIDFGADEGDESELMPRPPVVTVMGHVDHGKTRLLDAIRKSNVVAGEAGGITQHIGAYQVTAEVNGEDRKITFLDTPGHEAFSAMRARGAKSTDIAILVVAANDGVMPQTVEALNHAKAAGVPIVVAVNKIDVEGADPVKVRGQLTEFGLVAEEYGGDTMFVDISARQGLHIDQLLEAVVLTADASLDLRANPEQDAQGIAIEAHLDKGRGAMATVLVQRGTLRVGDSIAVGDAHGRVRAMLDENGKNVEEAGPSRPVLLLGLTSVPRAGDSFIVVDDDRTARQIAEKRSARDRNAMFAKRPMRISLENLDQAIAAGGIQQLNLIIKGDVSGSVEALEDALVKLDVGEEVELRILHRGVGAITESDVDLAMGSDAIIIGFNVRAEGRARTAADREGVDVRYYSVIYQAIEEIEAALKGLLKPEYEEVRLGSAEIREVFRSSKFGNIAGVLVREGLLRRNAKARLIRDGKVVAESLTIEGLRRFKDDATEVREGFEAGVTLGSFNDIKVEDVIETYEMREKPRA; via the coding sequence GTGGCTAAGGTCCGGGTATACGAACTCGCCAAGGAACTGGGCTTGGAGAGCAAGGCCGTCATGGCCAAGCTGACCGAGCTGGGTGAGTTCGTCCGTTCGGCGTCCTCGACGATCGAGGCGCCGGTTGTGCGCAAGTTGACTGACGCTTTGGGTGCGACGCCGCCGTCCGGTGGCTCCGCTGCGAAGCCCGGCCCGCGGAAGCCCGCGGCGCCGACCCCCGGCGGAGCGGGTGCTCCCAAGCCGGGTCCCCGTCCCCCCGCGCCGGCCGCCCCCGCGGCGCCGGCCACCCCCCCGGCCGCGGCGGCCCCGGCCGCTCCGGCGGCCCCCGCCGCCGCCCCGCGGTCGAGCGCCCCGACTCCGGGTCCGCGTCCGGCTGCCCGCCCCGCCGCCCCGGCGGCTCCGGCGGCCGAGTTCTCCTCCCCGGCGCCCGCCGAGGCTCCGGCCGCGCGTCCGGCCGCTTCGTCGGCCCCGCGTCCGGCCGGCTCCGCCGCCGGTGGCGCCCGTCCGGGCCCGCGTCCGGCCGGCCCGCGTCCGGGCAACAACCCCTTCACCTCCGGTGGTGCCACCGGCATGGCCCGGCCCGGCGACCGCCGTCCGGGTGCGCCGGGTGGCGAGCGCGGCCCGCGTCCCGGCGGTGCCCCCGCCGGTGAGCGCGGCCCGCGTCCCGGTGGCGACCGTCCGCGTCCGGCCGGTGCGCCCGGTGGCGAGCGCGGCCCGCGTCCGGGCGGCGACCGTCCGCGTCCGGCCGGTGCGCCGGGTGGGGACCGCGGTCCCCGTCCCGGTGGTGCGCCGCGTCCGGGTGGTCCCGGCGCCGGTGCCGGTGCTCCGCGTCCCGACGGGATGCCCCGTCCGGCCGGTCCGCGTCCCGGTGCGCCCAGCCCCTCCGGCATGCCGCGCCCGAACCCGGGCATGATGCCGCAGCGTCCCGGCCCGGGTACCGGTCCGCGTCCCGGCCCCGGTGGCCGTGGTCCGGGCGGCCCCGGTGGCCGTCCTGGTGGTCCGGGTGGCGGCGCCGGTGGCGCCCGTCCCGGCTTCGCCGGTCGTCCGGCCGGTCCGGGCTCGCGTCCGGCCGGTGGCGGCGGCTTCGGCGGCCCCCGTCCGGGTGGCGCCGGTGGCGGCGGCGGCTTCGGTGGCGGCGGCCCGCGTCCGGGCGGCTTCGGCGGTCGTCCCGGCGGCCCGGGTGCCCGTGGTGGCACGCAGGGTGCCTTCGGCCGTGGCCCGGGCGGTCGCCCGGCCCGTGGTCGCAAGTCGAAGCGGGCGAAGCGCCAGGAGTACGAGGCCATGCAGGCCCCGTCCGTCGGCGGCGTGATGCTGCCGCGCGGCAACGGCCAGACGGTCCGGCTGTCGCGTGGTGCCTCGCTGATGGACTTCGCGGAGAAGATCAACGCCAACCCGGCCGCGCTCGTCTCGGTGATGTTCAACCTCGGTGAGATGGTCACCGCGACCCAGTCGGTCGCGGACGCCACTCTTGAGCTGCTGGCCGGCGAGATGGGCTTCATCCTCGAGATCGTCAGCCGTGACGACGAGGACCGCGAGCTGCTGGAGTCCTTCGACATCGACTTCGGTGCCGACGAGGGCGACGAGAGCGAGCTCATGCCGCGGCCGCCGGTCGTGACCGTCATGGGTCACGTCGACCACGGTAAGACCCGCCTGCTGGACGCGATCCGCAAGTCCAACGTGGTGGCCGGCGAGGCCGGTGGCATCACCCAGCACATCGGTGCCTACCAGGTCACCGCCGAGGTCAACGGCGAGGACCGGAAGATCACCTTCCTGGACACCCCGGGTCACGAGGCGTTCTCCGCCATGCGTGCCCGTGGTGCGAAGTCCACCGACATCGCGATCCTGGTGGTCGCGGCCAACGACGGTGTCATGCCGCAGACGGTCGAGGCGTTGAACCACGCCAAGGCCGCGGGTGTGCCGATCGTGGTCGCCGTCAACAAGATCGACGTCGAGGGCGCCGACCCGGTGAAGGTCCGCGGTCAGCTGACCGAGTTCGGTCTGGTGGCCGAGGAGTACGGCGGCGACACCATGTTCGTCGACATCTCCGCGCGCCAGGGCCTGCACATCGACCAGCTGCTGGAGGCCGTGGTCCTGACCGCGGACGCCTCGCTGGACCTGCGGGCCAACCCGGAGCAGGACGCGCAGGGCATCGCCATCGAGGCGCACCTGGACAAGGGTCGCGGCGCCATGGCGACCGTCCTGGTCCAGCGTGGAACGCTGCGGGTCGGCGACTCGATCGCGGTGGGCGACGCCCACGGCCGCGTTCGCGCCATGCTCGACGAGAACGGCAAGAACGTCGAGGAGGCGGGCCCGTCCCGTCCGGTCCTGCTGCTCGGTCTGACCTCGGTGCCGCGCGCCGGCGACAGCTTCATCGTCGTCGACGACGACCGCACCGCCCGGCAGATCGCCGAGAAGCGTTCGGCCCGTGACCGCAACGCCATGTTCGCCAAGCGTCCGATGCGGATCTCCCTGGAGAACCTGGACCAGGCGATCGCGGCCGGCGGCATCCAGCAGCTCAACCTCATCATCAAGGGCGACGTCTCCGGTTCGGTCGAGGCCCTTGAGGACGCGCTGGTCAAGCTGGACGTGGGCGAGGAGGTCGAGCTCCGGATCCTGCACCGCGGCGTCGGTGCGATCACCGAGTCCGACGTGGACCTGGCGATGGGCTCGGACGCGATCATCATCGGCTTCAACGTCCGCGCCGAGGGCCGTGCCCGCACGGCCGCCGACCGCGAGGGCGTCGACGTCCGGTACTACTCGGTCATCTACCAGGCGATCGAGGAGATCGAGGCCGCGCTCAAGGGCCTGCTCAAGCCGGAGTACGAGGAGGTGCGCCTCGGCTCCGCGGAGATCCGCGAGGTCTTCCGCAGCTCCAAGTTCGGCAACATCGCCGGTGTCCTGGTCCGCGAGGGCCTGCTGCGCCGCAACGCCAAGGCCCGCCTCATCCGCGACGGCAAGGTCGTGGCGGAGAGCCTCACCATCGAGGGTCTGCGCCGCTTCAAGGACGACGCGACCGAGGTCCGCGAGGGCTTCGAGGCCGGTGTCACCCTGGGGTCGTTCAACGACATCAAGGTGGAGGACGTCATCGAGACGTACGAGATGCGCGAGAAGCCGCGCGCGTAA
- a CDS encoding YlxR family protein, which yields MSGRTRARACPERTCVGCRKRAAKHELLRVTAVEGVCVPDPRGTLPGRGAYLHPEQSCLDLAVRRRAFSRAFRAQGALDTEPLRQHVAVGSDSAPAP from the coding sequence GTGTCCGGCCGGACGCGTGCCCGCGCATGCCCTGAACGCACCTGCGTGGGCTGCCGCAAGCGAGCGGCCAAGCACGAGCTGTTGCGGGTCACGGCGGTCGAGGGCGTGTGCGTCCCCGATCCCCGGGGCACGCTGCCTGGTCGGGGCGCGTACCTGCACCCCGAGCAGTCCTGCCTCGACCTGGCAGTCCGCCGCCGGGCGTTCTCACGGGCCTTCCGGGCCCAGGGCGCGCTCGACACGGAGCCGCTGCGGCAGCACGTCGCGGTCGGGTCGGACAGTGCCCCGGCGCCCTGA
- the nusA gene encoding transcription termination factor NusA, with product MDIDMSALRGLVTEKNIPFDLLVESIESALLIAYHRTEGSRRRARVELNRKTGHVTVWALEDANELDEGAEPKEFDDTPSGFGRIAATTAKQVILQRLRDAADDQTFGEYAGKEGDIVTGVVQQGNDPKNVLVDIGKLEAILPPQEQVPGEEYKHGTRLRSYVVAVRRGVRGASVTLSRTHPNLVKKLFALEVPEIADGSVEIAAIAREAGHRTKIAVVSRRSGLNAKGACIGPMGGRVRNVMAELHGEKIDIVDWSDDPAEMVASALSPARVTKVEIVDLQQRSARVIVPDYQLSLAIGKEGQNARLAARLTGWRIDIRPDTDAAGGEQDRPQD from the coding sequence GTGGACATCGACATGAGTGCCCTGCGTGGGCTGGTGACCGAGAAGAACATCCCGTTCGACCTGTTGGTCGAGTCGATCGAGTCGGCGCTCCTCATCGCCTACCACCGGACCGAGGGCTCGCGCCGCCGCGCCCGCGTCGAGCTGAACCGCAAGACCGGCCATGTGACCGTGTGGGCGCTTGAGGACGCGAACGAGCTGGACGAGGGCGCCGAGCCCAAGGAGTTCGACGACACCCCGAGCGGCTTCGGCCGGATCGCGGCGACCACCGCCAAGCAGGTGATCCTGCAGCGGCTGCGCGACGCCGCCGACGACCAGACCTTCGGCGAGTACGCCGGCAAGGAGGGCGACATCGTCACCGGTGTCGTCCAGCAGGGCAACGACCCGAAGAACGTGCTGGTCGACATCGGCAAGCTGGAGGCGATCCTGCCCCCGCAGGAGCAGGTGCCCGGCGAGGAGTACAAGCACGGGACCCGGCTGCGCAGCTACGTGGTGGCGGTGCGCCGCGGCGTCCGCGGCGCCTCGGTGACGCTCTCCCGCACCCACCCCAACCTGGTGAAGAAGCTCTTCGCCCTGGAGGTGCCGGAGATCGCGGACGGCTCGGTGGAGATCGCCGCGATCGCCCGCGAGGCCGGCCACCGCACCAAGATCGCCGTGGTCTCCCGCCGGTCCGGCCTGAACGCCAAGGGCGCCTGCATCGGCCCGATGGGCGGCCGGGTGCGCAACGTGATGGCCGAGCTGCACGGCGAGAAGATCGACATCGTCGACTGGTCGGACGACCCGGCCGAGATGGTGGCCAGCGCGCTGTCCCCCGCGCGGGTGACCAAGGTGGAGATCGTCGACCTGCAGCAGCGCTCCGCCCGGGTGATCGTGCCGGACTACCAGCTCTCGCTGGCGATCGGCAAGGAGGGCCAGAACGCCCGCCTGGCCGCCCGTCTCACCGGCTGGCGGATCGACATCCGGCCGGACACCGACGCCGCCGGCGGCGAGCAGGATCGCCCCCAGGATTAA
- the rimP gene encoding ribosome maturation factor RimP: MSTTPIDRLRALLEPLAEQAGLDLEDVKVTQAGSRRQVQIDVDADGGVDLDAIAEFSREVGQALDAGDVMGSAAYVLEVGSPGVDRPLTEPRHWRRNTGRLVKVQLTEGGELVARILESDETGALVEVQPVKGRGRAKERRLEFTEVAKARIQVEFNRKEDEQLLSEDEDVTDEPELAEEEEEA, encoded by the coding sequence ATGAGCACCACCCCCATCGATCGGCTGCGTGCCTTGTTGGAGCCGCTGGCCGAGCAGGCGGGCCTGGACCTTGAGGACGTCAAGGTGACCCAGGCCGGCAGCCGCCGCCAGGTGCAGATCGACGTGGACGCCGACGGCGGCGTGGATCTGGACGCGATCGCGGAGTTCAGCCGGGAGGTCGGCCAGGCGCTGGACGCCGGTGACGTGATGGGCAGCGCGGCGTACGTCCTGGAGGTCGGCTCGCCGGGCGTGGACCGCCCGCTCACCGAGCCGCGGCACTGGCGGCGCAACACCGGCCGGCTGGTCAAGGTCCAGCTGACCGAGGGCGGCGAGCTGGTCGCCCGGATCCTGGAGAGCGACGAGACCGGCGCGCTGGTCGAGGTCCAGCCGGTGAAGGGCCGGGGCCGCGCCAAGGAGCGCCGCCTGGAGTTCACCGAGGTGGCCAAGGCGCGGATCCAGGTGGAGTTCAACCGCAAGGAGGACGAGCAGCTGCTGTCCGAGGACGAGGACGTCACGGACGAGCCGGAGCTCGCCGAGGAAGAAGAGGAGGCGTAG
- a CDS encoding ferritin-like domain-containing protein, whose product MQSTSRRTFLAIAALASAGTLAACTSGSDGPGPKAGSGRHDDPDLPLRGKAVASVDALLAQYATAQPGANAALLTQLRGELATERAALATGLPAGTPAASAGPSGATAAPASPAALATAEKTTALALLAALPTASGALARLLASASAAGALRAVRLGDQSPLPADAPSASPSPSASPTQPALAAGATTALQAALAGEHAAVYAYGVIGARTAAGPRREDVRACYAEHQARRDSWDRLLAGSGATPTAAAPGYRLPTPVTDEASAIRLAAEVEQRLTAVYADLVAAADGQLRIRAATALRETALQCAHWGGTPGPLPGLPAPAAGGTASPSGSPR is encoded by the coding sequence ATGCAGTCCACCAGCCGGCGGACCTTCCTCGCCATCGCCGCACTGGCGAGCGCCGGCACACTGGCCGCCTGCACCTCCGGGTCGGACGGCCCGGGCCCGAAGGCCGGCTCCGGCCGCCACGACGACCCCGACCTGCCGCTGCGCGGCAAGGCGGTGGCCTCCGTCGACGCGCTGCTGGCCCAGTACGCGACCGCCCAGCCCGGGGCGAACGCGGCACTGCTGACCCAGCTGCGCGGCGAACTGGCCACCGAGCGGGCCGCGCTGGCCACCGGACTGCCCGCCGGCACGCCCGCCGCGAGCGCCGGCCCGTCCGGCGCCACCGCCGCCCCGGCATCCCCCGCCGCACTGGCCACCGCCGAGAAGACCACCGCGCTGGCGCTGCTGGCCGCCCTGCCGACCGCCTCCGGCGCCCTCGCCCGCCTGCTCGCCTCGGCGTCGGCGGCCGGCGCGCTGCGGGCCGTCCGGCTCGGCGACCAGTCCCCGCTGCCCGCCGACGCCCCGTCAGCCTCCCCCTCCCCCAGCGCCTCCCCGACCCAGCCGGCCCTCGCCGCCGGCGCCACCACCGCGCTGCAGGCCGCGCTGGCCGGCGAACACGCGGCCGTCTACGCCTACGGCGTGATCGGCGCCCGCACCGCCGCCGGCCCCCGCCGCGAGGACGTGCGCGCCTGCTACGCCGAGCACCAGGCCCGCCGGGACTCCTGGGACCGGCTGCTGGCCGGCTCCGGCGCCACCCCGACCGCCGCCGCCCCCGGCTACCGGCTGCCCACCCCGGTCACCGACGAGGCGAGCGCCATCCGGCTGGCCGCCGAGGTGGAGCAGCGGCTCACCGCCGTCTACGCGGACCTGGTCGCCGCCGCCGACGGCCAGCTGCGGATACGGGCCGCCACCGCGCTGCGCGAGACCGCCCTGCAGTGCGCCCACTGGGGCGGCACCCCCGGGCCGCTGCCCGGCCTGCCCGCCCCGGCGGCCGGCGGCACGGCCTCGCCGTCCGGCAGTCCGCGCTGA
- a CDS encoding aminoglycoside phosphotransferase family protein, giving the protein MPDRLRDGVRARLGATGEPWLAALPERVARQLEHWELTLDRVVDPGGRLSLVCQVRRADNSPAVLKAGLVTPETAQEHTALEHWAGRGAVLLLDSAPADGFLLLERLHGEIPLRSLTEAKAMLEATSLLRRLWTAPPTRTAVTPLAERVELRTSWLGGQAELADRLDARPLLDQALATADELLGSAGEELLLHGDFHHGNVLAADRAPWLAIDPQPLVGERAFDLAWLAQDRKETLAAAPSPQGAARRRLHQLAEAVEVDVDRLRGWTLFRTVAAGLTALAGGDRTGAERYLEFAGAL; this is encoded by the coding sequence GTGCCCGACCGGCTCCGGGACGGCGTGCGGGCCCGGCTCGGCGCGACCGGCGAGCCCTGGCTGGCCGCCCTGCCCGAGCGGGTGGCCCGGCAGTTGGAGCACTGGGAGCTGACCCTGGACCGGGTGGTCGACCCCGGCGGCCGGCTCAGCCTGGTCTGCCAGGTCCGCCGGGCCGACAACTCCCCCGCCGTGCTCAAGGCCGGCCTGGTCACCCCGGAGACCGCCCAGGAGCACACCGCGCTGGAGCACTGGGCCGGCCGCGGCGCGGTGCTGCTGCTGGACTCCGCGCCGGCCGACGGGTTCCTGCTGCTGGAGCGGCTGCACGGCGAGATCCCGCTGCGCTCGCTCACCGAGGCGAAGGCGATGCTGGAGGCGACCAGCCTGCTGCGCCGGCTCTGGACGGCGCCGCCGACCCGGACCGCGGTGACCCCACTGGCCGAGCGGGTGGAGCTGCGCACCTCCTGGCTGGGCGGGCAGGCGGAGCTGGCCGACCGGCTGGACGCCCGTCCGCTGCTGGACCAGGCCCTGGCCACCGCCGACGAGTTGCTCGGCTCGGCCGGCGAGGAGCTGCTGCTGCACGGTGACTTCCACCACGGCAACGTGCTGGCGGCCGACCGCGCGCCCTGGCTGGCCATCGACCCGCAGCCGCTGGTCGGCGAGCGCGCCTTCGACCTGGCCTGGCTGGCCCAGGACCGCAAGGAGACGCTGGCCGCCGCGCCCAGCCCGCAGGGGGCCGCCCGGCGCCGGCTGCACCAGCTGGCCGAGGCGGTCGAGGTGGACGTGGACCGGCTGCGCGGCTGGACCCTGTTCCGCACCGTGGCGGCGGGGTTGACCGCGCTGGCCGGCGGCGACCGGACCGGGGCGGAGCGCTACCTGGAGTTCGCCGGCGCGCTGTAG
- a CDS encoding GNAT family N-acetyltransferase: protein MEQLTEVTVRPIDLAAWAPYALEVQAQAFGLSAQEVAVRLHIVGRHAQQSGVLAFGALAGDRLVGFGYGMPNQREHWWSTVIEPYLAARGHVDWLDGVFAITELHVLPQYQGRGLGSTLIRTLCERSGLDRSILSAIDAETPARRLYRSLGYRDLARAVPFPNTDRPYTVMGARLPLLDRSYSAPANSR from the coding sequence ATGGAGCAGCTCACCGAGGTGACCGTGCGGCCGATCGACCTGGCCGCCTGGGCGCCGTACGCACTGGAGGTGCAGGCACAGGCCTTCGGCCTGTCGGCGCAGGAGGTCGCGGTGCGGCTGCACATCGTCGGCCGGCACGCCCAGCAGTCCGGGGTGCTCGCCTTCGGCGCGCTGGCCGGTGACCGGCTGGTCGGCTTCGGCTACGGCATGCCGAACCAGCGCGAGCACTGGTGGAGCACCGTGATCGAGCCGTACCTGGCGGCCAGGGGCCACGTGGACTGGCTGGACGGCGTCTTCGCGATCACCGAGCTGCACGTGCTCCCGCAGTACCAGGGCCGGGGGTTGGGCAGCACGCTGATCCGCACCCTGTGCGAGCGCTCCGGCCTGGACCGCTCGATCCTCTCCGCGATCGACGCCGAGACCCCGGCCCGCCGGCTCTACCGCTCCCTGGGCTACCGGGACTTGGCCCGCGCGGTGCCGTTCCCGAACACCGACCGGCCGTACACCGTGATGGGCGCCCGCCTCCCGCTGCTGGACCGCTCCTACAGCGCGCCGGCGAACTCCAGGTAG
- a CDS encoding GNAT family N-acetyltransferase: MLPGALQAARALAATRLLEAADLADTLEVLHRDPVTNAFVATRVEAVGLDPWRLGGEMWGWFDQDGRLESLCYAGANLVPINANPQAVRAFAERARRQGRRCSSIVGPAGPTAQLWALLERSWGPAREVRGHQPLMAATEPATEVAPDPLVRRVRRDELDLLMPACVAMFTEEVGISPLAGDGGLLYQARVGELVGTGRSFARISEQGEVLFKAEIGAVAEGACQIQGVWVAPAHRGKRLSESGMAAVLEIALREVAPVVSLYVNDYNLPARAAYHRVGFREVGAFMSVLF, translated from the coding sequence ATGCTCCCGGGCGCGCTGCAGGCCGCCCGGGCGCTGGCTGCCACCAGGCTGCTGGAGGCCGCCGACCTGGCCGACACCCTTGAGGTGCTGCACCGCGACCCGGTGACCAACGCCTTCGTGGCCACCCGGGTCGAGGCCGTCGGGCTGGACCCCTGGCGGCTCGGCGGCGAGATGTGGGGCTGGTTCGACCAGGACGGCCGGCTGGAGTCGCTCTGCTACGCGGGCGCCAACCTGGTGCCGATCAACGCCAATCCGCAGGCCGTCCGGGCCTTCGCCGAGCGCGCCCGGCGGCAGGGCCGGCGCTGCTCCTCGATCGTCGGCCCGGCCGGGCCGACCGCCCAGCTCTGGGCGCTGCTGGAGCGCAGCTGGGGCCCGGCCCGCGAGGTGCGCGGCCACCAGCCGCTGATGGCCGCCACCGAGCCGGCCACCGAGGTGGCGCCCGACCCGCTGGTGCGCCGGGTCCGCCGGGACGAGCTGGACCTGCTGATGCCGGCCTGCGTGGCGATGTTCACCGAGGAGGTCGGGATCTCCCCGCTGGCCGGCGACGGCGGCCTGCTCTACCAGGCCCGGGTGGGCGAACTGGTCGGCACCGGACGGTCGTTCGCCCGCATCTCGGAGCAGGGCGAGGTGCTCTTCAAGGCCGAGATCGGCGCGGTCGCCGAGGGCGCCTGCCAGATCCAGGGCGTCTGGGTGGCCCCCGCGCACCGCGGCAAGCGGCTCTCCGAGTCCGGCATGGCCGCGGTGCTGGAGATCGCGCTGCGCGAGGTCGCCCCGGTGGTCAGCCTCTACGTCAACGACTACAACCTGCCGGCCCGGGCCGCGTACCACCGGGTCGGGTTCCGCGAGGTCGGTGCGTTCATGTCGGTCCTCTTCTAG
- the ispG gene encoding flavodoxin-dependent (E)-4-hydroxy-3-methylbut-2-enyl-diphosphate synthase codes for MTAISLGIPSLPLKPLATRRVSRQIMVGNVPVGGDAPVSVQSMTTTLTSDVNATLQQIAQLTASGCQIVRVAVPSQDDADALPIIAKKSQIPVIADIHFQPKYVFAAIDAGCAAVRVNPGNIKAFDDKVGEIAKAASQAGVPIRIGVNAGSLDKRLLEKYGKATPEALVESALWECSLFEEHGFRDIKISVKHNDPVVMINAYRQLAAACDYPLHLGVTEAGPAFQGTIKSAVAFGALLAEGIGDTIRVSLSAPPVEEIKVGIQILESLNLRQRGLEIVSCPSCGRAQVDVYKLAEEVTAGLEGMDVPLRVAVMGCVVNGPGEAREADLGVASGNGKGQIFVKGEVIKTVPESKIVETLIEEALKLAEEMQADGVASGTPTVIAAD; via the coding sequence ATGACCGCGATCTCGCTCGGCATTCCGTCGCTGCCGCTCAAGCCGCTCGCCACTCGCCGGGTCTCCCGGCAGATCATGGTGGGCAACGTGCCGGTCGGCGGCGATGCGCCGGTGTCGGTGCAGTCGATGACCACCACGCTGACCTCGGACGTCAACGCCACGCTGCAGCAGATCGCGCAGCTGACCGCCTCCGGCTGCCAGATCGTGCGGGTGGCGGTGCCCTCGCAGGACGACGCGGACGCGCTGCCGATCATCGCGAAGAAGTCGCAGATCCCGGTGATCGCGGACATCCACTTCCAGCCGAAGTACGTGTTCGCCGCGATCGACGCCGGCTGCGCCGCGGTCCGGGTGAACCCGGGCAACATCAAGGCCTTCGACGACAAGGTCGGCGAGATCGCCAAGGCGGCCTCGCAGGCGGGCGTGCCGATCCGGATCGGCGTCAACGCCGGCTCGCTGGACAAGCGGCTGCTGGAGAAGTACGGCAAGGCCACCCCCGAGGCGCTGGTCGAGTCGGCGCTGTGGGAGTGCTCGCTGTTCGAGGAGCACGGCTTCCGGGACATCAAGATCTCGGTGAAGCACAACGACCCGGTCGTGATGATCAACGCCTACCGGCAGCTCGCCGCCGCCTGCGACTACCCGCTGCACCTGGGCGTGACCGAGGCCGGCCCGGCGTTCCAGGGCACGATCAAGTCCGCGGTGGCGTTCGGCGCGCTGCTGGCGGAGGGCATCGGCGACACCATCCGGGTCTCGCTGTCGGCTCCGCCGGTGGAGGAGATCAAGGTCGGCATCCAGATCCTGGAGTCGCTGAACCTGCGTCAGCGCGGCCTGGAGATCGTCTCCTGCCCGTCCTGCGGCCGCGCGCAGGTGGACGTGTACAAGCTGGCGGAGGAGGTCACCGCGGGCCTGGAGGGCATGGACGTGCCGCTGCGGGTCGCCGTCATGGGCTGCGTCGTCAACGGCCCGGGCGAGGCCCGCGAGGCCGACCTCGGCGTCGCCTCCGGCAACGGCAAGGGGCAGATCTTCGTCAAGGGCGAGGTGATCAAGACCGTGCCCGAGTCGAAGATCGTCGAGACCCTGATCGAGGAGGCCCTGAAGCTGGCCGAGGAGATGCAGGCGGACGGCGTCGCCTCCGGCACCCCGACCGTGATCGCCGCCGACTGA